The DNA segment TTTATCCAGATTAAAATCGTCTTTTATATTTAGCACTCTCTAGGTTTGAGTGCTAAAAAGATATGCTATTATTTGGGGTGTTATTAAATAGTTTCAGGCATAAATTTAGAGGAGTATTTTATTTTTAATAATTATTTAACTTTGCCGTTCACGGATGGTAAAGGTGAATTAGCGGCCTTAGTTGCTGCTGGTTTGTGGGCGATCGCTTCCGTACTGTATGGAATTGTAGGGCAAAGGATTCCGCCGCTACAGCTAAACTTGATCAAAGGAATCGTGGCGATCGCCTTTTTTTCCCTGACTATTTGGTTAACAGGCGAATCCCTATCTACTTCTAACCACACACCGATTTTGCTCCTTTGTTTGAGTGGTGTTGTTGGTATTGCTTTAGGGGATACGGCTTTTTTGACTGCGGTCAATCATTTAGGGGCGCGTCGTGTTTTACTCATCGGCACTTTAGCCCCTCCCATGACAGCGATCGCCGCCAATATTGTCCTCCAAGAACAGTTAAATTTCCGCGCTTGGTGTGGGATTTTACTGACTATTATGGGGGTGGCTTGGGTAGTAACAGAACGGGTTCCCGATACAGGAGACAGGAGAGTAAAGGATAGTCTTTTAATCCGGGGTCTTGGCTTTGCTTTGCTCGCAGCAATTACTAATGCCACAGGTACAGTAATCTCTCGTGTCGCATTTGCCACTGG comes from the Nostoc sp. PCC 7120 = FACHB-418 genome and includes:
- a CDS encoding DMT family transporter — translated: MPFTDGKGELAALVAAGLWAIASVLYGIVGQRIPPLQLNLIKGIVAIAFFSLTIWLTGESLSTSNHTPILLLCLSGVVGIALGDTAFLTAVNHLGARRVLLIGTLAPPMTAIAANIVLQEQLNFRAWCGILLTIMGVAWVVTERVPDTGDRRVKDSLLIRGLGFALLAAITNATGTVISRVAFATGNVTPLWAALLRLSAAELILVVGIWLSHKHQMSSYAYREPWRIIFISCFASFCGTYLGIWLQQTAIKLTDAGVASTLMQTSPLFVIPLSLFLGEKVSWRAIAGVIIAITGIGLLFYLK